A genomic segment from Paucidesulfovibrio longus DSM 6739 encodes:
- a CDS encoding MucR family transcriptional regulator: MDEFLKEALEIAKAQAGVRIMTDEEITEMVRQLSESIRGLAEGAAPKPVSDFPDPQKAIREQSIVCLESGQPFKILTKKHLAKFGLTPDEYRAKWGYRKNQPLVCKALQRERRKRMQEMQLWKKRGNVA, from the coding sequence ATGGATGAATTTCTCAAGGAAGCTCTCGAAATCGCAAAAGCCCAGGCAGGCGTGCGGATCATGACCGACGAGGAGATCACGGAAATGGTCCGGCAGCTCTCCGAAAGCATTCGTGGACTTGCGGAAGGAGCCGCGCCGAAACCTGTTTCCGATTTCCCGGATCCGCAAAAGGCGATCCGCGAACAGAGCATCGTCTGCCTTGAATCCGGCCAGCCTTTCAAAATTCTCACCAAAAAACACTTGGCGAAATTCGGACTGACCCCGGACGAATACAGGGCCAAATGGGGATACAGGAAGAACCAGCCTCTTGTCTGCAAAGCGCTCCAGCGCGAACGGCGCAAACGAATGCAGGAGATGCAGCTTTGGAAAAAGCGCGGCAATGTCGCCTGA